tgctaactgcatgcctccccccctcccgcggccccgctgcacacgactttctactcatgctcatcccaatactgtccaaaccccttatgcaagagtcaaccagcatcttcactctttcatccctcacgctggtaaactctggaacaatcttccttcatctgtatttcctcctgcctacgatttgaactctttcaagaggagggtatcaggacacctctcctcccgaaattgacctctctttttggacactcctttgacctctattcaggagcagtgagtagcgggcttttttttatatttttctttacgcccttgaactgtctcctttgctgtaaaaaaaaaaaaattacagcctCCCCCGATCTTGCTTTCCCGTTTcagttccctcctccccctcttcatatAAGTTCTCAATGCCCCGCGCCAATTAAAATCGTCTCGCTTCTGTGATGATGGGCTTTTGTCTTTCTGTGAACTGTCTTAATGAGACTCTTACATCTGATCCTTGGTTTCCATTATAAAAGTGAAGGCCTATAATTATCTTTCAACAGCTTCAGGCATTCACAGTCTTCGTAGGGGTTTTACGATGCGTGCTTCGGTGCCTGAAGCCCTTTTTATCTGAACTTATAATCCTTCAACACCTTCCCGATGCTTCTAGTCCAAGAGCAAGGAcatcttttatttcatatgtttGGAGTCTGTTTAAGGGCCGTTAGTTACACGTATCGTCAATCACAGCAAAATTTTACTTCCTCCAATAGGCATCTACGGGCGAAAAGGAGGCATACGtagaccccacacacacacacacacacacaaagcggaTAACAATTCGATCACCACACAATTATGGTCACGAGTTGTtgctttttgctttatttttatacataactGAGTGAACGCCGTGTTTGCCATGCGTATAAGACGGGCACGTCGATTACGGCTGTCAAATAGCCAATACGCCAAAGCCAGCATTTCCCGTGTCAATTTTGGGGCGGCTGTGTCCAGTTTGTGATATTTATACTTTTGGTACACTCGTCACggttcaaatctctctctctctctctctctctctctctctctctctctctctctctctcgtttatccaGAGGTAATGAGACACTGAACAGTTTCCTCCACAACAGACCTtcgctttcttattttttctcatatttccctttttctgctttcttcttcccattttttcccattccccatctctctctctctctctctctctctctctctctctctctctctctctctctctctctctctctctctctctctctctctctctctctctctctctctctcttcatctcttctcactTTACCATCCAGCATCCCACGCTCTACCTGCTCTTATTACAACGCCTTCCTCTGTTTCCGCCCCCCAGCACTCCCGTCTCATAACCTCCGTCTACATTATTTCCGACTCACAGGCCTTCCTTACATTTCCCCTGGGCTCGCCTTTTTTCCGCCCACTTCCAAcgttcttcccactctctctctctcccctctctctcttaccttcctctcctacctcccccATCATCCCCGTTTCACATATTTCTTTAAGCTTATTACTCGTGAAAGAGTCCGTCCCTCTCACCGTTTCTCCAGTTCTCTCCACTCTCATTTCCTTAAGCACCACTTCCACCACGCTCACAGTATTTGTTAGTTCTTAACCTTACATATCTTACACACATACtttacacacacatttacacacacaccttccctctctttactaCCTACCGTCTCCTCACTCATTCACATATCTCTTTTTACGCAGGGTCATTTCAGCTACGACATGGTGACCTACAAGTGCGACATGACCCACCGCACGGCCAGACTTTACTTCTACGCCCTCCACTCCCTGCTGCCCTGCGTGCTCATGATGGTAGGCTGCGGTAGCATCATATGGCAGGTGCACGCCAACACTCGGGCCCTACACGACGCTGGCATGTAAGTATGGACttgaccctaacctaacctaccctaagctGGCCTAACCTgaccgtaacctaacctaaccaaacctaacttaacctaatctctaacttaacctaacctaacctaagctgacCGTAACCTgaccgtaacctaacctaaccaaatgtAACTctctcttaacctaacctaactttacttaATCTCTAACTTAACATAACCGCGTTGTTCACATACATGCTGCAGaaacctcgtcaaactatcaccagcttCATAAAACTACACCCAGGTCCATgtccacaacctctacaaaatcctTGTCATATGTGGGTGtttaagccccgaaatgtttgagaaaatgAACCCTGGTATTGTTTGGCTTCCCTTTTGCTTTTGGGGGAGAGCTGTATAAAGTAGTTCGTGGTAAACCCCagggaatttaaaccccaaggagttttttttgttttttttttacgtcgcggcctattgcgccggtaggcttcttcccggtggggcctgatggtcggcccagcccgttctggcgcaggcgagtgtttatagtggcgccatcttgcattgactcatgctgccctcccggagctcatctttaatcctagaatctagagtccgggttgattggtggtcttctggacagcatgtaggtagttttaagccactcggcagcggctgaaaaatcccagcttggtggcaccgggcggggattgaactcgcgtcctcctgaacgcggcgccgttactctgtcgactcagccaccgcctcccctcctaTTAACCCCAGGCAATTTAAGCCCCAAGAAATATAAACCCCAAGAAATACAAACCCAAAGAAATTTAAACCCAAGAAATATAAGGCCCCAAGAAATTTAAACTGGTTGGTATTAGTAGAAAGGATAGAAATTGCTCATGGGTATGTGGGTCGAGTTTGGGAGTTTTGTTGAGTTTGGAGTAAGTAAcagatctgtttgtgtgtgtgctgcaggGTAAATGTTATGAAAGGGTTTTGGATTGtttgcgggggagagagagagagagagagagagagagagagagagagagagagagagagagagagagagagagagaggaatgaagaaacaaccccaaagtgagagaaaaaaaaagaaaaaaaaaaagaaagaaaaggaatgaagaaacaaGCTCACggtaagacagaaaaaaaaaagagaaaaaaaggaggatattgtggaaaaagaaaagaggcaaaaacaacgaaaaaatgcgtaaaaaaaaaaatctcatatgTCAgagtgtaaaggaagaaaaaaaacaagacacgGAGGGAGGGTCAgctttgaagaaaaataaataagggaataaaaggataataaaagaacaatgagaaaaagaaaaaaagaaaaaaaataagcaaggggggaaaaaagagaacgTTGGGAATCTAGCACGCGGGCAGATAAGACCATAATGAAAAGggaagtgtgtgggggggttgggagggactggggtagggggagggggatgggggggactgggggaagtgtgtgggggggagggggggagaaatgAGGCGATAAACTGGATAGGAAATAACACTGATGACGAGggacggatgtgtgtgtgtgtgtgtgtgtgtgtgtgtgtgtgtgtgtgtgtgtgtgtgtgtgtgttaataaaaaaaagaagccatGAACGTCAGCCTCTTTAAGGATTAACAAAGATTCTCTGTTAAAGGCAAACGACTGCTTGTCTTCACTACTCTAGAtcaataaactgtgtgtgtgtgtgtgtgtgtgtgtgtgtgtgtgtgtgtgtgtgtgtgtgggtgtgtgtgggggtgtgtgggtatatgggagagagagagagagagagagagagagagagagagagagagagagagaaagccttcTAATACCTCTATCTTAATCATATGCAACTCCCAAGagggaaaaacaaacaccacacaaacccacacacacacacacacacacatgaacacacacacacacacacacatgaacacacacacacacacacacacacacacatgaacacacacacacacacacacacacacacacacacatgaacacacacacacacacataaccacaaccacaccaacactaacaatgacAACCACCATTCCCACCCACAGGTCCCAGGATATGGTAGCAAGACGAGATCGCAACCTGGCCCGCTCCACCGTCCTCCTTCTcgccctgctcctcctcttccttgcctgcGTCCTCCCCGTCTGCGCCTACAACCTCCACTCCCTGCTCTCCCCGCTGCCCAGCCTGAGCCTCAACATCGCCATCTATATGCTGTACTGGGTGCAATACGGCGTCAATTTCTGTGTCTACGCCGCCGTCAACCCCAGATTCCGAAGGGCGTACCGGCAGCTCCTATGTGGCTCCGGATGGGCGGGCGAGAGCGGGACCGAAGGCGCTGgcgaaggaagagtaggaagcaCAGGAATCGGAGAGCGAGAGGAGGTTTTAGGGAGGGCATACAAGCCGTCAGTGACCAAGTTGATGATGGCGGCGCCTCACCTGTGCGTGGCGACGTCTGTGGCGTTacctgtggaggaggagggggaagaggaagaggaggacccaaggaCGAAGCGTGTCAGGAGAGAGtgcactcttcccctcctcctccccctcctcctccgccgcctgcCGAAGGGACGCCAAAGCTGCCGATACCTTCGTTCGTGTAGCTACCACGCCCCCCGCGACATCCCCCTGGCCCTGCCCCCCACCCAGAGGCGCAAAGGATCCATGCCCATCACGCCCTCCGCCAATGGCCTCACGTATACCCCCTTCCGTCTTTGAttaaatagttagtgtagcttgtcacaaacagcctcgtaaggaccagcaggtctgctgtcgtttgttcttcttttgtgttcctttgtgttcccctctcttttctcgaTACTAACgggaagggtctctctctctctctctctctctctctctctctctctctctctctctctctctctctctctctctctctctctctctctccatccatcctttcctcaccGTTTCTTCCTCTACACACTGCATGGTTTcctcaaattcctcctcctccccgatccctttcttccctccccacaAACGCattatccctccttccctaccaccGAATCCTCAacgaccccctcccctcctcttccccctccccacatCAGCGtccatcccctcttctttctctccatcactctctctctccctttttccttcgtttcgcATCCTCCgccattcttccctcttccccttcactgtCTTCTAATATTCTACCTCAATCGAGTGTGCTACGTTGGCGTCGTTCTCCGAAGAAAATACTCAAAGAGGGAAAGTGAAACAGAGACAACGGACGTAGGTTTGATGGAAAATatacaagaggaaaacaaaagcacCAGTGGAATGGCATTAAATGTTGAAGGGAATAAAAACAAAAGGTAGTGAAATATTGCGGAGAAAAAGAGATTATACACTGTAGAAGATGTGGTGGTGCGCtgtgaaagaggaaaacgaatgaGGTCACTGTGAAGGGAAGACGTAAAATAAAAGAcagaacaaaatatatataatataagagAAACTGAAAAATCATGTACCTGAATCACACtaaatattttatataaacaaaaaaacaaacacacgcacacacgtaaacacacacacacacacacacacacacacacacacacacacacacacaaataaatcttTCACGATACgatacgatacacacacacacacacacacacacacacacacacattaaaatgaACTCCAGTATTTTGTCTTACTTTCCATATAAAAAAGGCatagtgtgtatatgtatgtacgtatggaTGTTTGTATCACCGTCGTGCTTTTGTGTACCGCCAGTGTTCAGAACGAAGCGAACCGTACCGATCACCGTGTAGCCGGGAAAGGACCGTCGCCGTGCCTCGTGGTTATGGGGTCGCCGCACCCGACGAGCCGTGCAACTACTGCAGGTATCATTAAACGTGAAAAGACAGCCTCCTTTAATTCACCCTAACCCTTTAATGATACTGTCAGGTGAAGGGCTCTTGAGTGAGTTGAATATAGCACCGGCTTTAAAATAGACTTTATTGTGGCAGCAAGGAAAGAAGTGACGGACTCTGCCCCCGAGCTCGAACAGGAGGGAGGTCAGTTTGTGTCTGTGCGAGTGCCCTAGCCGGAGACCCAGCCGTTAAAGCAGCCAAGGGAAATAGAGGACATGTTTGTGGTCTTAGACAAAATGTTTATTGATGTTTATTGGTGTGTCTCAAATACTGTTAGTCGTCATAGTGGCTGTGAGGTGCTGGTAAGAAATGTGTGCATGAgcatgtcaatattttttttaataattgttGTGGACACATTCTCAACAACTCACGACTTAAAACTCTAATGAAAAAGCCAACTCTACAGGGACTAGACCACAACAAACATGAGagcaaataagtaaaataaagaaaacaatttaGGATCACACTGGAATGCATATAGGTATGAACGAAATAATATCCGCATCTTACGAGGACCAAAACCATCATTCCacagcttctccttcctaccctaacctcccttcctctgaACGTGTGCTGCTTCTGCTGCCGCCCCACCTGTTGGCCGCTGCAGCTCTTGACATCTTTACGACGTTAGTGCTAGTAAAACCGTTACGAAGGGCTTTCCTGGTCCTTCCTGCAACGCTccgggtgtggagagagagagagagagagagagagagagagagagagagagagagaccggggaATGATGAGGAAAACATCGGACAATTAATTAGGCTTAATTATACTTCATTCAAGTGTGGAAGGCGTCGTTTACCTTCACATAAAATTTTCATCAATGTGTGTTcagctctacacacacacacacacacacacacacacacacacacaacgaacccGATAGTCTGAGATCCGAATACCACTCAGAccactacctttttttttttttttcgctgacaAGAGTGGTCGCTGTCTTTCCGTAAATAAGGGGGATAGGGGGGAGTGAGGTCGTAGCAGCATCCAAAGATCGATCCTCTAAGCTCATAAAGAAAGCTCTTTCCGTAAGGGTAATTCCTGGTGCTAACGAATCTAACACGTGATCAGACAgctggtgaacacacacacacacacacaaagggtacGTACTAAGCTTCTAATAAAAGTTGACCATTAATTTTCTTTCCCGACAATGTATGATCAAAATTATTTATGACTGATGACCCGTGTTTGCTTttcggagagggaagggagagagggaggtagggacagCAGTTGGCCTATGGAGGGGGCGAGAGGGGGGGGCAGGAGAGTCAGGGAAGGCAATAAAGTAATGTATAGCATGCCCCTTCCcccagccgtctctctctctctctctctctctctctctctctctccactgcgcGGCTTAAATTTCTTTCACATTTCCCCAAATTTTTGCAACAGCGACACTTTAGAATATTCATAATTATCGACTACTCTCACAGGATAAGGGCAACAAATTCTTCCTATCTAtgtacacacgcacaaaaaaaaatcaagaaaacataATTATGCAAACTGTTACAGCAAAATTCATTACAGTAGGCTATGAATGCGCAGTTTCTAGTGTCAAATAGAGATTGTTACTCTTTTTTTAATGGCACGAGTGGTAAGTCAGCGTAAGCGAAATGGGAGGACTGACATGTCTGACTATTTATATgatctgtaagaaagaaaaataaagaaaaaaaaatattgccagcTCACTAGCCTAGCCCGCCGAGTTGAAGTAGGCTACATTACCTCGGAAAGTTATGACGTGTCTTtaaatttatgtgtgtgtgtgtgtgtgtgtgtgagagagagagagagagagagagagagagagagagagagagaatatccacatCCATAAATTTACAGAGGAATCATTTTAACGTTTATGTAAGtggttttcttccctcctccactttggTTAGCTGTTGATTTACATTATTCGATCAGGTTGGATTAGCAATTAAGACAAAGTCACTGTAACGTCTTCCCCCATGTCTAGACAATACTGtgcttgaaaaataaaaaaaaaatcacgaatcTGTGGAAAATTAACATAGAGACGGACATCATCACAAAAGTTTCATATGTTtgcgttttttgttgttgttaatgttgatgTTAATATTAAAACAGAACACATTTAGCGAATACTTACAGTGGCTGATATATACTTCATTGGTGGTTCTTTGGGCTCTTGTCTCTTGTATCCCTGGCTATCTCATGTCGTCCTTCCGTGTGAGTGAGGTTTTCCTTCCCGAGTCGCCGTTTTATCGTAGCCTACGTTCTTCTGGGTTGTGATTGAGTGTTTGTTTGCAAGGTCTTTTTCTCATGAATCCAACAACCACACAGCCATGAAGCCACCAAGTAACGATACTCACTACGAGGCGTGTTGGCCGAGGGCCCTTCGTGCACATGAAGAACCTCAAACAACATGCGCTTTCTATTTTTATAGCGAATGTTCAGGatacacaacaacaaaaagaaaaaaatagcttcGTAGCATTTAATTTCCCGTGACAGAGCACACCTAACTCGATGAACCTCAAACAACGTAGGATTTCCAGCTCAGTCAGgtcacacaacaaaaaaaaagaaaaaatgtttgGAGCACTTATTTCACCGTGACAGAGAGCACACTATGATACACAACACCGTGATAACCGACACATCCTCAGGCGTTTAATCTGTTCTGTGTGCTAATGGGTTTCACTGACAGATTCCAGAGTCCAACGCAATCAGTCTAAGTTAGGCAAAAAATCAATCAGCtttagtccgtttcattccatctgtccaccaacaaagcgggaattttgatagatgtggcacctgctcatttctagttcgtgaataggCCTACGTAAAAATCAACTGCTGTGATAGATatgcaagcttatttttcaataatatatttcaatgtttatgtatacaaaaaacaactcggTCATGTGCATCGATAAttatctaacatacaagcacacgaaaagacaagcttgtatcaaataacatagtcacatcatggtCGAACGATCTATGgattttcaaattcattgattgatag
Above is a window of Eriocheir sinensis breed Jianghai 21 chromosome 8, ASM2467909v1, whole genome shotgun sequence DNA encoding:
- the LOC126995460 gene encoding protein trapped in endoderm-1-like isoform X2, producing the protein MNDNLSEVCNTTNIQNEAPLGWIMAAQAWAWTVSCIGGVGNLVTICAIAYQLYLGRVWRRRHGSVGRPVVALEGDTILLLHLSICDFLYCAVNLPITAITYNYALGYTELQPSKKFCTGAALFRYVNALAEWTTLGLLTVQRCVDLGRSRGARFFRPRPTVLFIAGIWVGSVVLQLGAIIKGHFSYDMVTYKCDMTHRTARLYFYALHSLLPCVLMMVGCGSIIWQVHANTRALHDAGMSQDMVARRDRNLARSTVLLLALLLLFLACVLPVCAYNLHSLLSPLPSLSLNIAIYMLYWVQYGVNFCVYAAVNPRFRRAYRQLLCGSGWAGESGTEGAGEGRVGSTGIGEREEVLGRAYKPSVTKLMMAAPHLCVATSVALPVEEEGEEEEEDPRTKRVRRECTLPLLLPLLLRRLPKGRQSCRYLRSCSYHAPRDIPLALPPTQRRKGSMPITPSANGLTYTPFRL